Proteins encoded together in one Labeo rohita strain BAU-BD-2019 chromosome 21, IGBB_LRoh.1.0, whole genome shotgun sequence window:
- the zgc:64106 gene encoding retinol dehydrogenase 12, which yields MDNDQHIVYFKHNADCNGGTQTLQMNWEWSVIYSHPLWMVSTLILAIVVRAQRKAVWNPRACLVKLNGKTAIVTGANTGIGKFIALDFARRGARVILACRNEARGNAALQEIRESTGSQNVHLRLLDTSSLDSVRKFAARILEEEKELHILVNNAGASGLPSKITADGLEITFATNHIGPFLLTSLLLDLLKKSAPARIINVSSMNHWRGEVNFDHFRGQNLTHAMDSTYNHTKLHNIIWTNELARRLQGTGVTANSLHPGVVMTEVMRNYNFIVRFLFNLVGFFFFRTSEEGAFTPIYCAVSEETEGITGKYFDSDCSLVLPAPPARDPALGVKEYEICERLTAKP from the exons ATGGATAATGATCAGCACATCGTCTATTTTAAGCATAACGCGGATTGCAACGGAGGCACGCAGACTTTACAAATGAACTGGGAGTGGAGTGTCATATATTCCCATCCGTTATGGATGGTTTCTACGCTGATCCTGGCCATAGTCGTGCGCGCGCAGCGGAAAGCTGTGTGGAACCCGCGCGCTTGTCTAGTAAAGTTAAACGGAAAAACTGCGATTGTCACCGGAGCCAACACGG GTATTGGGAAGTTCATTGCTCTGGACTTCGCCCGTCGTGGTGCACGGGTGATCTTGGCATGCCGGAACGAGGCTCGCGGGAATGCAGCTCTGCAAGAAATCAGAGAAAGCACTGGGAGCCAGAACGTCCATCTGCGTCTGCTTGATACCTCGTCGCTCGACTCTGTCCGGAAGTTTGCGGCACGCATCTTGGAGGAAGAGAAGGAATTACACATTCTGGTCAATAACGCAGGGGCCTCAG GCCTACCTAGTAAGATCACCGCTGATGGGCTGGAAATTACTTTTGCAACCAATCACATTGGACCATTTCTGCTCACCAGTTTGCTTTTAG ACCTTTTGAAGAAATCAGCTCCAGCTCGCATTATAAATGTTTCGTCTATGAATCACTGGAGGGGTGAGGTAAACTTTGATCATTTTCGTGGCCAAAATCTTACACATGCGATGGATTCCACATATAACCACACCAAGCTACACAACATCATCTGGACCAACGAGTTGGCACGCAGGCTTCAGGGCACAG GCGTGACGGCTAACTCTCTGCATCCAGGCGTGGTTATGACTGAGGTAATGAGAAATTACAACTTCATAGTGCGATTCCTCTTCAACTTGGTCGGCTTTTTCTTCTTCAGA ACTTCTGAAGAAGGGGCTTTCACTCCAATATACTGTGCAGTGTCCGAGGAAACAGAAGGAATAACTGGAAAGTACTTTGACAGTGACTGTTCCCTGGTTTTGCCAGCACCTCCTGCTAGAGATCCTGCTCTTGGAGTCAAGGAATATGAGATTTGTGAGAGACTGACTGCTAAaccttaa
- the mlnl gene encoding motilin-like — translation MRGPVTGCLLLVYVVALLAEQAEGHIAFFSPKEMRELREKEGRKDADSMRDGVLTDEMSPEEDGGESAPVEIGLKLTAKKGHIGSAFGKMLQSIVEEVEKVK, via the exons ATGCGCGGACCAGTTACAGGATGTTTGTTGCTGGTGTATGTTGTTGCTCTTCTGGCTGAGCAGGCAGAGGGACACATTGCCTTCTTCAGCCCTAAAGAAATGAGAGAGCTCAGG GAAAAGGAGGGAAGGAAGGATGCTGATTCTATGCGAGATGGAGTTTTGACTGACGAGATGTCTCCGGAAGAAGATGGAGGAGAGTCAGCG CCTGTAGAAATAGGGCTGAAGCTCACTGCTAAAAAAGGCCACATTGGATCTGCTTTCGGTAAGATGCTGCAGAGCATCGTAGAAGAGGTAGAGAAGG TGAAATAA